The window GAATATTGTCAACGGCATCGGCGAAGAAGCCGGTCAGGCGCTGGCCACCAGCCAGCGTATTGCCAAAATTGCCTTTACCGGCTCCACTCCGGTGGGCCAGCATATTCTGAAATGCGCCGCCGATTTATTAATTCCAAGCACCGTTGAATTAGGTGGAAAATCACCGAATATTTATTTCTCCGATGTGATGCAGCACGAAGATGAATACCTGAGTAAATGTGTTGAGGGTATGACGCTGGCCTTCTTTAATCAGGGTGAAGTCTGCACCTGTCCGTCACGTGCATTGATTCAGGAGAGTATTTACAACGATCTGATCGAAATGGTCGTGGCCCGTGCCGGAAAAATTATCCGTGGCAATCCGCTGGATACCGACACCCAGGTTGGTGCTCAGGCCTCGGAAGAACAGTACGAACGCATTATGAATTATATTGCCATTGGTAAAACCGAAGGCGCCAAAGTGCTGCTCGGCGGTAATGCCGAAGCGTTGAACGGCGACCTCAGCAAAGGCTATTACATTCAGCCAACCATGCTGTACGGCAAAAATGATATGCGTATTTTCCAGGAAGAAATTTTCGGCCCGGTAATCAGTGTGACTACCTTTAAAGACGAAGCCGAAGCACTGGCCATCGCCAACGATACCGAGTTTGGTTTGGGTGCCGGTGTCTGGACGCGTGATATGAATCTGGCTTACCGCATGGGCCGTAATATTCAGGCCGGCCGGGTCTGGACCAACTGCTACCATGCCTATCCGGCGCATGCTGCCTTCGGTGGTTATAAAAAATCCGGTATCGGCCGCGAAACCCACAAAAAAGCGCTGGAGCATTATCAGCAGACCAAAAACCTGCTGGTCAGCTACAGCACCAGCCCGCTGGGTTTCTTCTGATCTTACCTGCGGCCTGCGGGCCGCACCTCCACTCTCAATATACCGCTGGCTGATTATTTACAGCATTGCCCGCTTCCCAGCGGGCACTTTTTTATGTTGCGTTTAACCGGCGCGAACGTTCAGTGTGCTGTTTACTGATACCTATAAAAAATGCGGCCGAAGCCGCATCTTTATTCAGGATCACCCTTGCTACCAGGTTGTAATACGCTGATCCGGCGGCAAGTACAGAGCCGCATCCGGGCCTACATCAAACGCCTGATACCAGGCATCAAGATTCCGTACCGTACCATTGGCACGAAAACGCCCCGGACTGTGCGGATCGTTCAGCAACAGTTGGCGCTGATAATCTTCCGTGCGTTTAGAGCGCCACATCTGTGCCCAGGATAAAAAGAAACGCTGCTCCGCGCTGAAACCATCCAGTACAGGGGCTCCATCCGGGTAATGATCGCGAATATAGTTCTGCAAGGCATGATAGGCCACCGAGATACCCCCAAGGTCGGCGATATTTTCGCCCAAGGTCAGACGTCCGTTAATATGAGCGCCGGGGACCGGCTCAAAGGTTTCGTACTGAGCCACCAGCTGATCACCACGTTTTTTAAATTCTTTGGCAGATGCCTCACTCCACCAGTTACGCAGTCGTCCGGTGCCATCATACTGGCTTCCCTGATCATCAAAACCATGACTGGTTTCATGACCAATAACGGTAAGAATTGCACCAAAATTTACGGCAAAGTCGGCATTAGGATCGAAGAACGGTGGCTGCAGAATGGCCGCAAGAAAAACAATTTCATTCTGTGGCGGGCTATAATATGCATTAACCTGCTGTGGACTATAGGACCATTCCCACTCCCGGACCGGCTCATGTAACTTGGCCAGAGTGTCATTCATAAGCCAGCCATATAAGCGGTCGATATTACCGATCAGATCATCTTTTTTAAGCTCCAGCGCTGAGTAATCGTGCCAGCGGGTCGGATAACCGATTTCAGTTTTCAGCATGGATAATTTTTCCAATGCCTGTTTACGGGTCGCATCATCCATCCAGCCCGGCGCTTGCAGGCGCTCGCGGAATGCATTTTTCAGATAATTAACATACACCATCAATGACTGACGGTATTCAGCCGGAAAGTGACGCTTAACATATTCCTGTCCAACGACTTCTCCGAGATAACCATTAAGCAGAGCAATGGCATTCTGCTCCAGACTACGCTGCTCGGCTAAGCCCTGTAACTGCTTACCGTAAAAAGCAAAATGACGGTCGCGCCAGGGCTTTGCGAGATAATCGGCATAATTATCCAGCACATGAAAACTCATGTACGCCTGCAATACGTTAAAGTCTGTGGTTTGAAAGATGTTCGCAATTTTTTGTAGCGCTGAATCGGTATTAACGACAACTATCACGTCTTTATGCAGCGGTTCATTTGGTGCAACCATCAGGCTGTTCAGCATCGCCAACCAGTCAATTCCCGGAGCATATTCAGCCAGTTCGGCCAGCGACATATAGCGGGTCATCCGGACAGGATTCCGCATCTCGGAATTGCTCCACTGAGCATCAGCCAGTGCATGTTCAAACTGAACGATGTCGGCAACCAAAGCCTGCATCTCCGGCATATTTGCCATTTTAAATAAATCGGAAATGTAATCCGCATATGCCTGTCGGTGAGCAGGATAAGGAGCTTCGTCGAGCAGATAATACTCCCGCGCCGGCATCCCAAGACCACCCTGACGTAAGGCCAGAATATAGCGTGACGGGTCGCGTGTATCGATCTGCACATTGAGATCAGCGATGGCGTTGTAGCCCGGCTGCTGCATCAGCGCTGCCAGTTCACCGCGCTGCGTCGCAGCGGCAATCGCCGCCAGTTTATCCTTAACCGGTTGCAGTCCCTGTTTTTCCAGTGTGTCCAGATCGGTATAGCTGGTATACAGCGCCGCAATCTGTTGTTGATTGGAGTTTTCAGGTTTTTCTGTAGCATCCGCAACGATTTCGCGGATATCCGTTTCGGCTTTCAGCGCCAGTTCGACAAAGGAATCCATCCGCGGAATACCAGCAGGAAATTCAGCTGTTTTCAGCCAGCCCTCGTTCACATAGCCATAAAAATCATCACCAGGTTTTATATCAGACGAAATATTCGCCGTTTGCACGCCCCAACTCCCCAATGCGGCCTTACCCGACAACTGGGGAATTGCCTGTAGTTCCTGAGCGGAGTTGTTATCGGTGCCGGTACTGCAACCGTTACTGAATAAAACCAGAGGTACTGCAGCACATAATGCGATTAGTCTGGTGGATGTACGCAGTAAACTTACCATCATAGTCATTAACCTTTCCCTGTTGTTGGGGGATATCCCGGAGAGTAAAAACCCCGGACCGGAACACATTAATAATGAATCAGAATGCCCAGCCAAGCTGAGCAAACCAGGCGTCTTCTAATTCGACGGTGCCGTTAAACGACGGATCACTCTGCCGGGTAATTTTAAATTCCCGCTCCGTAATTCTGCCCAGCTCAGCAGAAATAACCTGTTTATTGGCCAGTGGCCAGTCCAGCCCTGCAGACAGTTTCAGGCCGCTGACCGAAACATTTCCTGCTTCCGTATTGCCACCCAGATCACCCGCTTTCCAGGTCCATTGGGAACCCACGGGGACCAGACTCAGGCTGTAGGCTTTTTTCTGTTCGGTGGTGTATTTGTATTTTAACGATGGAAACATCAAGGTAACTTCGGTCTGTGCGGATGCTGTCCAGATAGCCCCGAGAACGGGGAACAGCTTGGTTTCCCCGAACTGATCGCCAAAACCACCACCCAGAACCCAACGCAGGTTACCTGATGGTTTGATATAAAACGCCTGACCTTCCAGCCGGGATTCAGCCTCTGACAGATCATCCGCTTCACCGTGAAGCCCGGGTGTCAGCGTCCAGGAAACGATACTTCCGGAATCCAGAACCTGAGAGCCGGATAACGGCAATTTGATTTTTACCAAATCCATATCCGGCAGTTGCGCTTCATCAAAATATAAATTGGTATCCTGAACCGCGATACCCAGCGACATTGAGCTGTGCTTATCGTCTGAGACATAAATTGCCCGGCTATATTCGACAACAAGATCATTTTTATCAATTTCGTTGCCCTGATCCGCTGCTGCGGTTTTTACATGCGAATAAGCGATCTTACCGGCAGCCAGCGCAGGGCTTGTGTACATGATACCGACTGACAGAACCGCCACTGCCACGCCATTCCGTAAGACAGATGCAGCGTAATTTTGCTGGTTTTTCATTCATTCACTCCCTGAGTAGAATTGATGCAACAGACGTTCGTTAACTGCCGCAGATTACTATCCGCTCCGTTATAGTGAGTATAATAATATTATTATTCAAATGAAGCTGTCGATTATAACCTGCCACACCAGAGTGAAAGTTATATAGCAGCCAGGGATAGATATCCTGTTTGCCCGAAATGTCGGGTCACCAGAAAGGTTATTTCACAATATGCGTCGCATATAATCCCATTATTTTTTTGCGACATTAGTGTTGTCAGGCCACTGTGCATAATCGGCCTGCGTAACCGACCGGCATAAACAGCCTGACAGAACAGCCACCGCTGAACGACCGATCCTGTAAAACGCGCCCACCCTGCGGCCGTTATGTATTCTGCCAGCTTTTTGCAACACTGCTTTCCCGCCCAGAGCACTGACCGTGCCACCGCTCTGTGGCACTCTGTGAGCCTTTCATTGCATTCATGGCGGGCCACATTATGACCTCACTGGCAGATATTCCTTTTTCGCTGCTGGAGCTGGCATCGGTGCCACAGGGTTTTACCGTGGCGCAGACGCTGGCCTCTATGCTCGATTATGCCCAACATGCCGACACGCTGGGCTTTAACCGTTTCTGGCTGGCCGAGCACCACAACATGGAAGGGGTCGCCAGCAGCGCCACCGCGGTGCTGATTGGTCAGGTCGCAGCACGTACGCAACGTCTCCGCGTCGGCTCTGGTGGCATCATGCTGCCCAATCACCCGCCGCTTATTGTCGCCGAACAGTTCGGCACACTGGATGCGCTGTACCCCGGCCGTATTGACCTTGGCCTTGGCCGTGCCCCCGGTACCGATCCACTCACCAGCCGGGCCTTGCGCCGTGACGATATGCGCGCCGAACACTTCCCGCAGGAAGTGGAAGAATTACAGACCCTGCTGGGAGCCGATGGCGCACACAAGCGCGTTAAAGCTTACCCCGGTGCCAACAGTGCGGTAGAAATCTGGCTGTTAGGCTCCAGTTTATTCAGCGCGCAATTGGCCGCTGAGCGTGGTCTGCCTTACGCCTTTGCCGGGCACTTTGCTCCGCGTCTGGCGCGCGAGGCGATTGCCCTTTACCGCCATCGTTTTCAGCCTTCGGCCATTCTGCAGAAACCACATGTCATTCTGTGCCTGCCACTCATCGCTGCCGCCAGTGACGATGAAGCGCGCTTTCTCGCCACCAGCAGTCAGCAGCGGATTATGGCGTTAATGCAGGGACAACCACTCTATCTGCCACCGCCAGTGGAAAGCATGGAAGGTATCTGGAATCCGCAGATTAAAGCTCAGGTCGATGCCTTTCTGGCACTGTCGGTTACAGGCGGCCCTGCCAGTATTAAGTCCAAGCTGCAGGCACTGGTCAGCCAGATACCCGCAGATGAGTTGATGTTCACCAACGATATTTTTGACCGGGAGAAACGTCTGCAGGCACTGCAGATTCTGATGGATGCAAAATCTTAAGGAGCTTAAGGACTGCGGCAAAATAACGGCTTAATCCGTATGCCTGTCATACAGGGCCGGGTTTAATCTGCTATAACTGATGCAGACCATAACACGTCATCAGGAGGCGGTATGTGCAAAGGATGGTTAATACTGACGTTGTTATTGCTGAGCGCCTGCGACAATTCTCCCACGGCCGGCAATCAGTTCTCTCCCCTGCCCCAGACCCGCGGCGAAGCTGAACAACTGCGCCAGCTGAGTTTAAACACAACCGCAGGCGAGCGGCGCTTAAGCGACTTTGATAATCAGCTTCTGCTGCTGTTTTTCGGTTTCAGCCATTGTCCGGATATTTGCCCCACCACGCTGATGAATGTCAGCAAAGCACTGCAGCAATTACCACCTGAAAGCGTGCAACTGGTACAACCTCTGTTTATTACCGTTGATCCGGAGCGCGATACCATTGATGTACTGCGCCCCTATACCCGCCACTTTCATGCCGCCATTCTTGGCGTTCAGCCTGATACCGAACAACTGCTGCAACTGACAAAATTTTTCGGGATTTATTACCGCAAAGTTGCACAGGAAGGAGCGCTGGAATACAGCATGGATCATTCTGCACAATTATTACTGAGCAGCAGTTATGGTCAGATACTGGGGGTTCTTGACCCACATATGCCAGCCGACGAGCTGGCACTGTGGATCAAAGGGGCGGTCGCCCGGCTGCAGGCGCAATAAACGATTAAACAATCATGCTATGCGCTCAGAAAACCGGCAGACAATGATCCAGCAATAACGCCGCAAAGCAGTACAGAATATAGCGGATCGAAAACCAGAACGCCTGAATCGGCGCCTGCGCCGAGGTGGCGCGCCATACCCGCCAGTTAATCTGCATAAAGCGGATATTTAACGGCACGATCAACAACAGATACACCAGCCCCGACATACCACTGACGTAAGGCATCAGCGTCATAACCACTGTCAGCCAGGCATACAGCCAGATCTGCAAACGGGTAAAACCTTCGCCATGGGTAATGGGCAACATGGGTACTCCGGCACGGCGGTATTCATCCTGTTTATGAATCGCCAGCGCCCAGAAATGCGGTGGCGTCCAGGCAAAAATAATCAGCACCAGCAGCAATGCATCGGCTTCCACACGATTGGTGATTGCCGTCCAGCCGAGTAACGGTGGCGCGGCTCCGGCCAGTCCGCCGATGGTAATATTCTGTGGCGTGGCGTGTTTTAAAAAGCGGGTATAAATCAGCGCATAACCCAGCAATGCGGCCGCGGTCAGCACTGAAGTCAGCGGATTCACCTCAAGCCATAACAGACTCAGTCCCAGCAGTGACAACAGGCTGGCATAAAGTGCTGCCTGCCAGGGCGGAATACGTCCCTGTGCCAGCGGACGTTTTGACGTGCGCAGCATTAAACGGTCAAGCCGCTGATCCAGCAAATGGTTAAAGGCCGCCGCTCCCATCGCTGCCATAGCGATACCCAGCGTGGCATATATCACCCGCCCGATATCCGGCAATACCGGTGTCGCCAGTACCATGCCGACCAAAGCACAGACCAGCATCACCAGCACCACCCGCGGTTTACCCAGCTCCCAGAAATCACGCCACTGCGGGCGGGCTGACTGCCGGCTGCTTTTTTCTGCTAATACCAGACTGCTCATATCACTTCCTCCGCCAGATGCCAGGTTTTCTGCCGTTGATTTACCGGCTCGCTTTGTCGTGGCCAGATCAGGGCGCAATACACCACGGCCAGCAGCAATAACGCCGCACCGGCGGTATGCAATAACGCCGGTGGAAATGGCAACGACCAGACCACCAGAATAATTCCCAGCCCCACCTGCAACAGATACAGACCGAGACAACAGAGAACCACACGCCTCTGCTCACTGCGCTGCGCCTGCCAGTACAGCACCAGCAAGGTCAGCCCCAACGCCAGCGCCACCAGCCGGTGTGTCCACTGGATCGCACTGCGCGCGCTGGCATGCAGCTGGCCATATAAATAATCAGGACCGATTGATTGAGTCAGGTGAAAGGCGCTGGAAAAATCCATTTCCGGCCACCACTGGCCATTACAGGTGGGGAAACCCATACAGCCAATGCCGGCATAATTACTTGAGGTCCAGCCACCCAGAGCAATCTGCAATACCAGTAACAACAGTGCCAGCCACAGCATCCGCGGCCTCCGCGCCGTCGGCACCTGCCTTCCTGCGCTGGACACTGCAGCAGCCTCAGGCTGATGCACCCGCCAGGCAATAAAACTGAGTAACAGCAGACAGCTGAAGCCCCCCAGCAGATGCAGGGTCACCACCTGGGGCCAGAGTTTCAGCGTTACCGTCCAGGCACCGAAAGCGCCCTGCACAATAACCAGAGCAAGCAGTAACGATGTCCAGCGCAGCAGACCCGGTGCCTGAGTGCGGGCGCGCCAGCTGAAGAACACCAGCAGTATGGCCATCAGCCCAAGGGATGCTGCCAGATAACGGTGAATCATCTCCATCCAGGCTTTTTCTGCTTCCAGCGGTGCGTGGGGTGCAAATTGCGCAGCGATATGAGCCTGCGGGACAACTAAGCGGCCATAGCAGCCCGGCCAGTCAGGACAGCCCAGACCCGCATCCAGTAAACGGGTGGCCGCGCCCAGCATCACCACCGTAAAAGCCATAAAGGCGGCCAGCAGTGCCAGCGTGCGCACTGTTTTCAGATTATTCATGGCGCTCCTCCGGCTGGAAATGGCTGTTATGCCCGGCGGATTGCAGCGCCAGAGTTTCCGCCTGCATGCTGCTGAGCGGATTGCGCCTGAACAGATAGCGCACGTCGCGCAGAATGTCTTTGATGCTGCTGTCAGCGCCATAAGCCAGCACGATATTGCCCTGCGGATCGGCCAGCCAGATATCCTGCGTCAGAGCGGCCGGAGCCTGCCAGACAAGACGCTGACCGCCGGGAGGTAAGGTATTTTCGCCAGCCGCGCTCTCCGCCGGTTCACTCTGCGGCTGTGTACCACTCAGCTGCCAGCGCTGCAGACGCGGAGCATCGCGTCCCAGCGTGCGGTGTAAGCGCCATAAACTGTCATCCAGATCACAGGGCTCAGAGGTGCAGCGATACAGCAAATGCCAGCGCCCATCCTGCAGCGCCGGGGCCGGAGTCAGCGCCCACTGACTCAGCGGCGGAATATCCGGTACCAGCTCACCATGCGCGACGCGTGCTTCAGGAATGCCAATCTGCCAGTACCACATCGCCAGTGCCGCCGGCACGGGAGCCATTAATAATCCCAGCAATAACAGTAATTTTACCCGGTTACTCACAGCCACCTCCTTTTTGCCTTCAGAGTGCAGACCCGCACCCGCTGAGCTTTCAGCTTTGGCCGGTAACGCCAGGCCAGAGCCAGTGCCGCCAGTGCCAGTAACAGCCATTGAGCGGCGTAACCCAGGTGCCGCTCCCGGCTGACGCCAAGCGGCTGCCACCAGCGACCACTGCTGCCGTTATCCAGATGCAGTACGCCGGGTTGTAAATCCAGTTGCGGCCAGACATCGGTACGCAGCTGCTGAATACGCTGACCATCATCGTTAGCCCCGAGTAATAAGCCGCGCCTTCCCTCCAGAGGCTGCCAGTACCCCTGCAGATGCTGCAGTGTCAAAGCGGTATCCGGCCAGGGTTGTGGTGCGCGGCTGCCCGCCGTTGCCACAAAACCACGATCCACCAGCCACCAGCGGCCATCGGTACTTTGCAGAGGAGTAATCAGCGCCAACCCGACCTGACCATTCAGCGTGCGGTTATCCAGCCAGCGGTTAAATTGCGGATAAAAAATACCCTGTAATTGCAGAGCCTGATTCATCTGCGGCAGGCTTTGCGGATTAACTTCAGCCACCCGCGGGGCAGTCTGCCATTGGCGTTTTTCTTCTGCCCGCTGCCATTGCCAGTTAGCCAGCCCCAGACCCATAGCCCCCAGCAATAACCAGCCGCCCCACCAGACAGAAATACGCCAGCGCTGTTTGCTGCGCGCGCGTTTATCTGCTGTGCTGAGTACTGTTGTTATCACAACCTGAGGAATCGCCATGCTTAAGCTCGCCATCCTGTTGTTATTTGCCACTATGCTGATCAGCCTGCTTGCCGCCGCCGGATTTCTGGTAAGTGACGGTTCACGTTCACAGCGGGTACTGACTTCGCTGACCTGGCGGGTCTGCATTGCGGTGGTGCTGTTAACCTTATTGTTCTACGGATTTTATTCCGGGCAATTACCCGACTGAGCGTCATGTTGCTGAGGCGATGCCTCAGACAACGTAGACAAAAATAAATAATCCCAGCCACACAACATCGACAAAGTGCCAGTACCAGCTGGCCGCCTCAAAACCAAAATGTGAGCGTGGCGAAAAATGGCCACGCCATAAACGCAGCAAAATAACCGTTAAAATACATGCCCCTAAAGTGACGTGCAGGCCATGAAAACCGGTAAGTAAAAAGAAGGTGCCGCCATACACTCCTGCCTGTAAGGTCAGACCCAGCTGGGTATAGGCTTCAACATATTCAATGCCCTGCACAACCAGAAACACAAAGCCCAGAATCAGGGTAAGCAGCAGCCATAGCTTGGTTTTGTTGCGCTGATCTTTTTTCAGAGCATGGTGAGCAATGGTCAGCGTGATACTGGAACTGACCAGCAGCAACGTATTCAGCAAGGGCAG of the Thalassolituus hydrocarboniclasticus genome contains:
- a CDS encoding LLM class flavin-dependent oxidoreductase, translated to MTSLADIPFSLLELASVPQGFTVAQTLASMLDYAQHADTLGFNRFWLAEHHNMEGVASSATAVLIGQVAARTQRLRVGSGGIMLPNHPPLIVAEQFGTLDALYPGRIDLGLGRAPGTDPLTSRALRRDDMRAEHFPQEVEELQTLLGADGAHKRVKAYPGANSAVEIWLLGSSLFSAQLAAERGLPYAFAGHFAPRLAREAIALYRHRFQPSAILQKPHVILCLPLIAAASDDEARFLATSSQQRIMALMQGQPLYLPPPVESMEGIWNPQIKAQVDAFLALSVTGGPASIKSKLQALVSQIPADELMFTNDIFDREKRLQALQILMDAKS
- a CDS encoding DUF2909 domain-containing protein, with the translated sequence MLKLAILLLFATMLISLLAAAGFLVSDGSRSQRVLTSLTWRVCIAVVLLTLLFYGFYSGQLPD
- a CDS encoding heme o synthase; amino-acid sequence: MSSLVLAEKSSRQSARPQWRDFWELGKPRVVLVMLVCALVGMVLATPVLPDIGRVIYATLGIAMAAMGAAAFNHLLDQRLDRLMLRTSKRPLAQGRIPPWQAALYASLLSLLGLSLLWLEVNPLTSVLTAAALLGYALIYTRFLKHATPQNITIGGLAGAAPPLLGWTAITNRVEADALLLVLIIFAWTPPHFWALAIHKQDEYRRAGVPMLPITHGEGFTRLQIWLYAWLTVVMTLMPYVSGMSGLVYLLLIVPLNIRFMQINWRVWRATSAQAPIQAFWFSIRYILYCFAALLLDHCLPVF
- a CDS encoding SCO family protein, which encodes MCKGWLILTLLLLSACDNSPTAGNQFSPLPQTRGEAEQLRQLSLNTTAGERRLSDFDNQLLLLFFGFSHCPDICPTTLMNVSKALQQLPPESVQLVQPLFITVDPERDTIDVLRPYTRHFHAAILGVQPDTEQLLQLTKFFGIYYRKVAQEGALEYSMDHSAQLLLSSSYGQILGVLDPHMPADELALWIKGAVARLQAQ
- a CDS encoding COX15/CtaA family protein yields the protein MNNLKTVRTLALLAAFMAFTVVMLGAATRLLDAGLGCPDWPGCYGRLVVPQAHIAAQFAPHAPLEAEKAWMEMIHRYLAASLGLMAILLVFFSWRARTQAPGLLRWTSLLLALVIVQGAFGAWTVTLKLWPQVVTLHLLGGFSCLLLLSFIAWRVHQPEAAAVSSAGRQVPTARRPRMLWLALLLLVLQIALGGWTSSNYAGIGCMGFPTCNGQWWPEMDFSSAFHLTQSIGPDYLYGQLHASARSAIQWTHRLVALALGLTLLVLYWQAQRSEQRRVVLCCLGLYLLQVGLGIILVVWSLPFPPALLHTAGAALLLLAVVYCALIWPRQSEPVNQRQKTWHLAEEVI
- the exaC gene encoding acetaldehyde dehydrogenase ExaC; amino-acid sequence: MIYANPGQTGSVVSFKSQYQNYIGGDWVKPVNGRYMDNISPVNGQVFCQVPRSDGADIELALDAAHNAAAAWGKTSATERSNILLRIADRMEQNLEMLAVAETWDNGKAVRETLAADIPLAVDHFRYFAGCLRAQEGTMAEIDETTVAYHIHEPLGVVGQIIPWNFPLLMAAWKLGPALAGGNCVILKPAEQTPASILVLMELIGDLLPPGVLNIVNGIGEEAGQALATSQRIAKIAFTGSTPVGQHILKCAADLLIPSTVELGGKSPNIYFSDVMQHEDEYLSKCVEGMTLAFFNQGEVCTCPSRALIQESIYNDLIEMVVARAGKIIRGNPLDTDTQVGAQASEEQYERIMNYIAIGKTEGAKVLLGGNAEALNGDLSKGYYIQPTMLYGKNDMRIFQEEIFGPVISVTTFKDEAEALAIANDTEFGLGAGVWTRDMNLAYRMGRNIQAGRVWTNCYHAYPAHAAFGGYKKSGIGRETHKKALEHYQQTKNLLVSYSTSPLGFF
- a CDS encoding M13 family metallopeptidase — its product is MTMMVSLLRTSTRLIALCAAVPLVLFSNGCSTGTDNNSAQELQAIPQLSGKAALGSWGVQTANISSDIKPGDDFYGYVNEGWLKTAEFPAGIPRMDSFVELALKAETDIREIVADATEKPENSNQQQIAALYTSYTDLDTLEKQGLQPVKDKLAAIAAATQRGELAALMQQPGYNAIADLNVQIDTRDPSRYILALRQGGLGMPAREYYLLDEAPYPAHRQAYADYISDLFKMANMPEMQALVADIVQFEHALADAQWSNSEMRNPVRMTRYMSLAELAEYAPGIDWLAMLNSLMVAPNEPLHKDVIVVVNTDSALQKIANIFQTTDFNVLQAYMSFHVLDNYADYLAKPWRDRHFAFYGKQLQGLAEQRSLEQNAIALLNGYLGEVVGQEYVKRHFPAEYRQSLMVYVNYLKNAFRERLQAPGWMDDATRKQALEKLSMLKTEIGYPTRWHDYSALELKKDDLIGNIDRLYGWLMNDTLAKLHEPVREWEWSYSPQQVNAYYSPPQNEIVFLAAILQPPFFDPNADFAVNFGAILTVIGHETSHGFDDQGSQYDGTGRLRNWWSEASAKEFKKRGDQLVAQYETFEPVPGAHINGRLTLGENIADLGGISVAYHALQNYIRDHYPDGAPVLDGFSAEQRFFLSWAQMWRSKRTEDYQRQLLLNDPHSPGRFRANGTVRNLDAWYQAFDVGPDAALYLPPDQRITTW
- a CDS encoding SURF1 family protein, translating into MAIPQVVITTVLSTADKRARSKQRWRISVWWGGWLLLGAMGLGLANWQWQRAEEKRQWQTAPRVAEVNPQSLPQMNQALQLQGIFYPQFNRWLDNRTLNGQVGLALITPLQSTDGRWWLVDRGFVATAGSRAPQPWPDTALTLQHLQGYWQPLEGRRGLLLGANDDGQRIQQLRTDVWPQLDLQPGVLHLDNGSSGRWWQPLGVSRERHLGYAAQWLLLALAALALAWRYRPKLKAQRVRVCTLKAKRRWL